The Malus domestica chromosome 10, GDT2T_hap1 nucleotide sequence GCAAGAGTGCAGAGGCTCTCCGTGAGCGCCTTGCTTCTTTACAAGTTACAGATAGCGGATTAATTCTCTGTCCAATGGCCTCAGCTACAGAAGAAATATCCCCGAGCTCACTATGTTGGTTGTCTCATGTAGTTGATCCGATTCTGCTGCTACTGTGAGTGCTCTAACATCCAAGTTTTCACAATTTAATTAACGTGCGTTTCTCAAGGTTTTAATTTCTACagtttatttaatttgtttcGTCAAACATAGTTGCCAACATTTTAGCTTCTTACCAATTAAAGAATAGACTGATATCATTGCATCGATGAGGAAAGTGTAAAGATTGTTGAAATTTATAGTACTTGTTGGGGCATACCTGAGATCAAAAGTTATGCAAATTGGCTTCAGCTTGTAGTCTTGTATGCTAGATAGTTTAACAGTGATCCCATTCTAGTTTATCGAAACTAGGCATTCTCCTTATGAGTTCACACTTCCATTTGATGCTTTTCGGTATACATGTGGGACTCGTAATGTTTCAAAATGCTACCGTTTCTTCATACTGAAGGCATAGCTCTAATTCGTAAATCCAGCATGCGGATTGATAAAGTTGGATTAGTTATGTTTAATGTACACACGTTTGTTACATTCGAACTTGTGGATTAGTTTTAGTGAAACTCCTATAACATTAAGATATGGCAAAACTCTTATGTCCAACGAAAAGAAAATTCGACAACATAATCCGATAACTACTGCAGGACAAAAAAGAAATTAAGTTATAGTCCGTGTCTTATATAACTCCTTGAAGATTATATGAACACAAGTTCGGATTAAACTTCACGGTGAAAGACAATGGCCAGAACTTTTACTGATCATTGATGGAACAAAAAGGTCTAGGTGAATTGGTGATGGATGTCTAGTTGTCCATCTTATTACTCGCTCAACAGTTGACATCTTTCGGTAAAGGAATCGTTGAAATTTCTCTTACATGTTTTGTTTCAGCCTTGGACTCTGAATCATCGAGGTAGTGCTGATAGACATATATATGAAGCAATGCCCCAGAGGGCCAACACGGTGGAAATAACCTTTAATCCGTCCATGTTATCATTGAAGAAGATTACAGGCTTTACAGCTAGAACTGGAATGAAAGGCAAGCCGGAAGCACTTATGACATTGGAGAATAAAGAAGACACCTCAAAAATCAATCCAATGAATAGCGTTAGATGGTGATATACGCACCACCGGCTAAAATCTCTGGGCTGAGAAATTAACTGGTATGAAACACATATTTGGATAACCATCGAGGTAGCTTCATGTATGATTTATTCatcaataaaatatatatatttttttttactagcaTACAAATATAATCGATCTGTGAACTCCTCCATTGCAGATATGTGCTATAATCCTACTGCTACAGAGTTAATACATCGGAACGATTTTCCGATTTTATGCATAGAAGCCACATAAAACATGAAAACCAGAGTGAAGAATCTTAAAGTGATGTGggaggtagagagagagagagaacattcAAGTGGAAAGCAATAGCCTTTCATAAACACAATAAGGCCtgtaattattttcttttgcataAAACCAGAGATGATCTACAAACAGTCCTCTCTATTCAATCATTTAAAGCTTTTGAAACTTCAACATTCCCGGAATTTCTATTCTCCGTCTTGGACTTACGATCTTCGATGTAGTGATGATACGCGTAGGAAACAAATCCCCAAATACCCAAAACCATGGCTATTCCCTTAATTCCACTCATTTTTTCATGGAAGAAGATCACAGCTAGAACTGGAACAGCAGGCAAACCCAAAGCACTTATGGAATTGGAGAAGAGGGAAGAGGCCTCCAGAATCAAGCCCACCGATCCAACAGAAACAAGCTGCCATGCTATTGCTGTCCCCATCACATTCATCACATAGGATATCTTCCCTAATTTATACCCCTCCATCTCACCCTTCAAATGCTTCCACTGTCCGCTAGCGAAAAGTCCGACCACGGTTACACAGGTTGCAACCAGATTTTCACACACTATCATGTCCATGACCGCTCTAAACGTCTCCTTTTTTATAACCCTTCTGAAGACAAGCTGAGTTAGGGAAAGAAATAATCCGAATCCAGCTGATGCCCCTAAGGTGCATATGAACCCAATTGCATACTTTGCCTTCGATCCTCCACTTGGATCATCGCCTCCAGAGTTGTCTTCGCCTTGGAACACAAGGAGGGTGGAGGAGATGATGAGGAGAACTAGAGAATTGACAATGTATGGAGTGAACTTTTGCGCgttgaggaagaaggagaaaaacgCGTTGAAGGCCAATTGAGATGCACAAATGAGAGTTAAAGTAGATACAGGAAGGTAAGATAGTCCTACGGAATACAAGTAGCAGCCTAGGGCTATTAGGAAGCCAAGAGAGACATATACTGATGCGAGGATTTTGGTAGACGGTGGTTTTGATGGGATAGGACTGTCTTTTGGGATTGGATTATATCTGCTTGCTGGGATGCAATAGTAGGGAAGCATGATAGGGAAGCCACAAAGTTGTACTACTGTTGCCAGCCAATTACTTTTGGCGCCTTTGTCGTAGTACTGTCTTCCCAATAATGCTGCAACCGACTGGCCGGCAATGACGAGGAACGAGTAAATGGCGATCCTAATCCACCAGTTGACACTTCTGCGCTGCGGTAGCAGTGATCGGTCTGAGACATCTGTATGCCCTGATAAGTTTGCTTcattttctccatttgcttcctCTGTAACAACAGATTTACAAGGATCAGTATTGAAACTTATGATAATAACAGGGTTGGGATTTTTAGAATTCTCCCCCCAAAACAACcccaatttgtaattttttcctcataaattacaataataacaTAATtcacttctcataatttgattCGTTTAACATATATCAATCGAAAGTTCTAGATTGACTTCTCCATAGCATCGTCTAGGGTGAATGAATAACTAGATATGTGGCCAGAATCCCTATCCATACTAGATAAACTTTTTATCAATTGCCATatatgttgagagttgtcccacatcggtgagagACTAtatttgctatgtgcttatatggtcttgagttactcctcatattgcgaattggttttatggtggaatctcaatttcatcataatATCAGAGCGgtgaattgattttatggtggaattcCAATTTCATCAATATATACTCAGAAAAGATCACAATATACTCAGAAAAATCACATAGAATAGAAGTAGACTTACTCCCGATGCTGAGTTGAAGTTCTTGAGCTTCTTCCATGTCAAATATGAAAAAACTAGCAAACAAtggaggggggagagagagagagagagagagaagcctTGTTTCAACTCACGTATATATTAAGTAAATGACATGCATACAGTTTCGGAATATATATTTCCAAATGAATGTTGGAATAGGTTGCTAGGACTCTAGTCTTGTATCATTGTTGCTTTTCTATATTTTTGGAATCCGGATAATGAGGATTCCGATGATTCGTGAattgtgtccgttcatcgtacatcgtgcagtcagaaatcattttaaatatttttattgaaaattaaacacaaacaatatCTGATAAAAACTAACCAGCATGATATAAATGAATGAACACAATTCACAGATTTCTAGAATCCTCGTAAAAAAGATCCGGATCCTGTTGGATATTTTTGTATCCTAAAAAAcgaaccaggatcctctcctgagcaattccatagggatcctagggatcccgcaatcttgtccgttcattttatatcgtgcggtcagttttcgttaagtactattcatatttgaatttttaaatttaaattttaaatgatttctgactgcaCGACATACGATGAATGGACATGATTGCGAGATCCCTAAGATCCCTAGGgaattgctcaggagaggatcctggtccctAAAAAACTGCAAGTTACAGACAATAACATCACATTCATGAATAAAATGATGGACCAAATTGGACCACTCATCTTCAGGCGCCTGAGATCATTGAAGAAACTAGATATCTACACTTCATTTTTTGGGTCCCGCAACTTTTGTATGATATAGTATACGTGGGATAGCGGTGATCTAAAATTTTCAATCTCGTAGATATATAGTATTAATCAGTGTTTATTTACTTgaaatgaagaatcatcaaataTATATCCTTATCAAAGCTCTATAAGAATATCAACCCTCCAAGTTTGGACTCTTAGAGGTAGTAGATTGTCATGTTATGAACTTCCCTTTCCCAACTCAAGAAAAATCATTCATTAAATTCCAAAACAGCTTCTAGGGCTCCTATTATATGTTAAATATTGATGATTGCAACAGATGAAAATATAACAAAAGAAATCTGCCGAtctttgcttcttcttttttttgttatatatagTGGAGAAAATTCAAACCATAATCATAAAGGATCACGTCGTAAGAAACTATCTGTTTAAATTATATGGTAAGATTGTGtatgatttgattattatttaaatgtttaattaacgtgcttattttttattggtgacacatcacatAATTACAAATGTTGTCTTGGGTGTATGCTCACCCACGTTAACTTGGGTGTATGCTCACCACACATCTCCAAGCTTGCCAAGTGTCCCCTTGCCTTAACCCTGGTTAACTGTGATTTAATTACTCTTTATTAATTTAatcaagaaataaaaataaactaaaaatagACAAATAAAAAACCGTCTGCAACTTACCTTCCGAAGCGTTTATTCAGTTTCAAAGAAATTTTCCTCCTCCACCAAATCATCCATGGCGTTTCGAATCACATAAATTATCTCCtaattgtaattttatttatgtatAATATTCTACTGGAAATTGCTCGAGCATTTGAAGCAGCAATGACGACCCTTTATTCTTCTCACTTGTTATCTGCTTCCTCCCACCTCTCACCACCCCACGCCAACCACCCACAATTTGTAACAGTCTTTTGGGTACAAATTTTCTTCACTTATCTGTGCATCTTTGCTTCGGGTGAATGGAGGCAACCTGTGCTCCTTTCTCACGATGTCGATGGACTTCACCCCGTCAAATCAATTCACCCATTCCCCTTTAAATTTGTATTAGAATTTGAGATTTGAGATTTGGGATATTCGCCCAAATGACAGAAAGGGGGGAAAAGTGATAAGAGGAGAGAGATGGGAGGGGGGAGGaagggaggcagattctctgccctccaatTTCGGTGCCTttctatttgtgtggtcacggttaaaccacgtcaacattttatattactatttatttttgtcttattatctctataaaaaaaatataaaatgttgacgtgacttaaccatgaccacacgAAACAGTAGGGtacgggaagtgggagggcagagaatctacCTCAAGAGGAAGAGGGGAGATGGACGGTTGAGATACAAATATTGATTAAAAAGTTTAAAGATAAATGTTAAGATGATTATTAATGTATTATTATAGtaaaatattaataacaaatgaaaatgttaaCCAGGATTAAAGCGAGAGGACACTTGGCAAGCTTGGAGATATGTGGTGAGCATACACCCAAGTTAATatgggtgagcaaaaatgcacccctaaaaaaatggtCTCCCTATTATTTCCTCAAAGGATTTCTATAAAACTTGCAAAGTGACTCAGTTATTCCtcaatatttattaatttaatttctttttactaGTGCAAATTGACTTTCGATTCAGAATTGTTGGTCTTCATTAAATACATCATGCACAGTGACAAGTCGTGATCACGCCCTTATCCTATAATTGTTAAAATTTCAACTAAGACGGGTACAATTATTTTTAGTCGTGGGTCCATGGCTTACTAGTTCATCAACTACTAACGACCAGCACAAAAGATCATAATTATATCATAGACCTCGCGATAGTAGTGAGTGAGTTTTAAGTAAGTTTGACAGGTTTTACAACCATACAACAATATACGACACGTATTTTACGTACAAATCTAACATTAAGTAACATCTGTATCATTATATTTCTTTAGGTCTTGAATTCTTCGATGTTACACTTGATATGCAAAAGCAAAATCTCTTCAACTATTTCCATTTTTGTTCTCGATCTTGGACTTTTGATCATCAAGGTAGTGCTGGTAAACGTATGAAACAAATCCCCAGATGGCCAAAACCAAGGCCATTGCCTTAATCCCGTCCATTTTGTCATGGAAGAAAATCACAGCTACAACTGGAACAACAGGCAAACCCACAACATTAATGGCattggagaagagagaagatgcCTCAAAAACCAATCCCACCATGCCAACATCAAAGAGTTGCCATATTATAGCTGACCATATCAAGTTCATGACATAGGATACCTTCCCTAATTCGTACCCCTCCATCTCGTTCCTCAAACCCTTCCACTCTCCGCTACCGAAAAGTCCCACCAAGATGGCGCAGGTAGCAACAAGAGATTGATACACTATCATATCCATGACCACTCTAAATGTTTCCCTCCTTATAACTTTTCTGAAGACGAGCTGCGATAGAGAAAGCGTTAATGAGTATTCAGCTGATGCGCCAAGGGTACATATGAACCCGATCGCATACTTTGCTTTTGATCCTCCACTTGGATCGTCTGTTGAGTCACCATGGAG carries:
- the LOC103446208 gene encoding purine permease 21-like, translated to MEEAQELQLSIGKEANGENEANLSGHTDVSDRSLLPQRRSVNWWIRIAIYSFLVIAGQSVAALLGRQYYDKGAKSNWLATVVQLCGFPIMLPYYCIPASRYNPIPKDSPIPSKPPSTKILASVYVSLGFLIALGCYLYSVGLSYLPVSTLTLICASQLAFNAFFSFFLNAQKFTPYIVNSLVLLIISSTLLVFQGEDNSGGDDPSGGSKAKYAIGFICTLGASAGFGLFLSLTQLVFRRVIKKETFRAVMDMIVCENLVATCVTVVGLFASGQWKHLKGEMEGYKLGKISYVMNVMGTAIAWQLVSVGSVGLILEASSLFSNSISALGLPAVPVLAVIFFHEKMSGIKGIAMVLGIWGFVSYAYHHYIEDRKSKTENRNSGNVEVSKALND